The following proteins are encoded in a genomic region of Methanoculleus bourgensis MS2:
- a CDS encoding elongation factor EF-2, with translation MTRRKKMVERVTDLMDKPDHIRNIGIVAHIDHGKTTLSDNLLAGAGMISEELAGRQLFMDSDEEEQARGITIDASNVSMVHEYGGEEYLINMIDTPGHVDFGGDVTRAMRAVDGAVVVVDAVEGTMPQTETVLRQALKEGVRPVLFINKVDRLINELKVDEQEMQIRLARVIDKVNKLIKGMNEKMYNAGWKLDAAKGTVSFGSALYNWAVSVPYMKKSGVSFKDVFDKCNAGDMKWLAKSSPLHAVLLDMVVKHLPDPLDAQKRRVGIIWHGDNDAPEGKAMLACDPNGPICMMVTDISFDPHAGEVATGRVFSGTLRRGTECYIMGAAKRSNRLAQVGIFMGAERIEVDELAAGNIAAVTGLKDAIVGSTVSTLQDMTPFESLKHYSEPVMTVAVEAKSMKDLPKLVEVLRQVAKEDPTVQVSINEETGEHLISGMGELHLEIITGRIKRDKGVEIITSPPIVVYRETVTGRAGPVEGKSPNRHNRFYIELEPMDPAVVKLIQEGEVSMTQQAVERRDILIEAGMDKDEAKNVRAIEGTNMFLDMTKGIQYLNETMELVLDGWREALRGGPLADELVQNLKVRLVDVKLHEDAIHRGPAQVIPAVRSAVKAGILMAGDSLLEPIQKIQITVPSEQMGAATSQIQGRRGQVFDMLSEGDTMTIVGRAPVAELFGFAGDVRSATEGRAMWSTEFAGFELVPSGIVDDVVRSIRRRKGLKEQLPRPEDYLS, from the coding sequence ATGACCAGACGAAAGAAGATGGTAGAGCGGGTGACGGACCTGATGGACAAGCCGGACCATATCCGGAACATCGGTATCGTCGCCCACATTGATCACGGAAAGACAACCCTTTCAGACAACCTGCTCGCAGGGGCAGGCATGATCAGCGAGGAGCTCGCCGGCAGGCAGCTCTTCATGGACTCGGATGAGGAAGAACAGGCGCGCGGCATCACCATCGATGCAAGCAACGTCTCTATGGTCCACGAGTACGGTGGCGAGGAGTACCTGATCAACATGATCGATACACCCGGCCACGTGGACTTCGGCGGTGACGTGACCCGTGCCATGCGTGCGGTGGACGGCGCTGTTGTCGTGGTGGACGCGGTCGAAGGCACCATGCCCCAGACGGAGACGGTGCTTCGCCAGGCGCTCAAGGAGGGTGTCCGCCCGGTTCTCTTCATCAACAAGGTGGACCGGCTGATCAACGAGCTGAAGGTGGACGAGCAGGAGATGCAGATCCGCCTCGCAAGAGTGATCGACAAGGTCAACAAGTTGATCAAGGGCATGAACGAGAAGATGTACAACGCGGGCTGGAAACTGGATGCCGCGAAGGGCACGGTGTCCTTCGGTTCCGCGCTCTACAACTGGGCCGTCTCTGTCCCCTATATGAAGAAGAGCGGGGTCTCGTTCAAGGATGTCTTTGACAAGTGCAACGCCGGCGACATGAAGTGGCTCGCGAAGTCGAGCCCCCTGCATGCCGTGCTCCTCGACATGGTGGTCAAGCACCTGCCTGACCCTCTCGATGCCCAGAAGCGGCGTGTCGGGATCATCTGGCACGGTGATAACGATGCCCCCGAGGGCAAGGCCATGCTCGCCTGCGACCCGAACGGGCCTATCTGCATGATGGTCACCGACATATCGTTTGACCCGCACGCAGGCGAGGTCGCCACCGGACGAGTCTTCTCAGGAACACTCCGCCGGGGCACCGAGTGCTACATCATGGGCGCCGCCAAGCGCTCGAACCGTCTCGCACAGGTCGGAATCTTCATGGGTGCCGAGCGGATTGAGGTGGACGAACTGGCCGCCGGCAACATCGCCGCCGTCACGGGCTTAAAGGACGCTATCGTCGGTTCGACCGTCTCGACGCTCCAGGACATGACGCCCTTCGAGTCGCTGAAGCACTACTCCGAGCCGGTCATGACCGTCGCCGTCGAGGCGAAGAGCATGAAGGACCTCCCGAAACTCGTCGAGGTTCTCCGCCAGGTAGCAAAAGAAGACCCGACGGTCCAGGTCTCGATCAACGAGGAGACCGGCGAGCACCTGATCAGCGGTATGGGCGAGCTTCACCTCGAGATCATCACCGGCCGTATCAAGCGCGACAAGGGTGTCGAGATCATCACCTCCCCGCCGATCGTCGTCTACCGTGAGACGGTCACGGGCAGGGCGGGTCCGGTCGAAGGAAAGTCCCCGAACCGCCACAACCGGTTCTACATCGAACTTGAGCCGATGGACCCGGCGGTCGTAAAGCTGATCCAGGAAGGCGAGGTCTCGATGACCCAGCAGGCAGTGGAACGGCGTGATATCCTCATCGAAGCCGGTATGGATAAGGACGAGGCCAAGAACGTCAGGGCGATCGAGGGCACCAATATGTTCCTCGACATGACGAAGGGTATCCAGTACCTCAACGAGACGATGGAACTGGTCCTCGACGGCTGGCGCGAAGCGCTGCGCGGCGGTCCGCTCGCCGACGAACTGGTCCAGAACCTCAAGGTGCGGCTTGTGGATGTGAAACTCCACGAGGACGCTATCCACCGCGGTCCTGCCCAGGTCATCCCGGCGGTCAGGAGCGCCGTCAAGGCCGGTATTCTGATGGCCGGGGACTCGCTCCTTGAGCCTATCCAGAAGATCCAGATCACGGTCCCGAGCGAGCAGATGGGCGCGGCGACCTCACAGATCCAGGGCCGGCGCGGTCAGGTCTTCGATATGCTGAGCGAAGGCGACACGATGACGATCGTCGGCAGGGCACCGGTCGCCGAACTCTTCGGGTTTGCCGGAGATGTCCGGTCCGCCACCGAGGGCCGCGCGATGTGGAGCACCGAGTTCGCCGGGTTCGAACTGGTTCCCTCCGGCATCGTGGATGATGTGGTCAGGAGTATCCGCCGGCGCAAGGGCTTGAAGGAACAGCTCCCGCGGCCGGAAGATTACCTGTCGTAA
- a CDS encoding MBL fold metallo-hydrolase translates to MTNFNQGLQGLAGNGQAALAPAQKPESAAGRYLPAVIPVPLTLTTAFIVRDRGVLLVDTGNPGDEAAILTAMRRDGIGPDDVSLILITHAHPDHYGSTDALRDLTGAPVAIHSADAGTMRLGFDGLTFSAGIIPRLIGFATGRMTVLDSGGVEPDIVIESTADLAAFGIRGSVIPTPGHTPGSVSILVAGGTAIVGDLLVALLRGGRPRMSFRAEDPATARRSLSTLLTFGPERIYAAHGGPWSGTEVRRRFGEGW, encoded by the coding sequence ATGACGAACTTCAATCAGGGTCTGCAGGGTCTCGCCGGGAACGGGCAGGCGGCCCTGGCCCCGGCACAAAAGCCGGAGAGCGCTGCCGGCCGCTACCTGCCGGCGGTCATCCCTGTGCCGCTCACCCTGACCACCGCGTTCATCGTCAGGGACCGGGGCGTGCTCCTGGTCGACACCGGCAACCCCGGGGATGAGGCAGCCATCCTGACCGCGATGAGGCGGGACGGTATCGGGCCTGACGACGTCTCCCTGATCCTCATCACGCACGCCCATCCGGACCACTACGGGAGCACCGACGCGCTCCGGGACCTGACCGGTGCACCGGTCGCCATTCATTCAGCCGACGCCGGAACCATGCGCCTGGGGTTTGACGGGCTCACCTTTTCTGCCGGCATCATCCCGCGCCTGATTGGATTTGCAACAGGCAGGATGACCGTCCTTGATTCAGGCGGCGTTGAGCCGGATATCGTCATCGAGAGCACCGCCGACCTTGCGGCCTTCGGGATCAGGGGGTCCGTCATCCCCACGCCGGGGCATACCCCCGGCTCGGTCTCGATCCTTGTCGCCGGCGGCACCGCCATCGTCGGCGACCTTCTCGTTGCCCTGCTCCGGGGTGGGAGGCCGCGAATGTCCTTCCGGGCTGAAGACCCCGCGACGGCGCGGAGGAGTCTTAGCACACTCCTCACCTTCGGGCCGGAACGCATCTACGCGGCGCACGGGGGGCCCTGGTCAGGAACAGAGGTTCGGAGGCGGTTCGGAGAGGGGTGGTGA
- the ppcA gene encoding phosphoenolpyruvate carboxylase: MSTQHPDNVNLPFFAESPELGGEDEVQEAYYAYSHLGCTEQMWDCEGKEVDNFVVRKLLSRYDAFFREKRLGRDVFLTLRVPNPEVETAEAKILLETLESIPRSYDTACLFYGDECPPIFEVILPMTASHTAIDNIYRYYTDIVVGKQERSLGEGGMTIADWIGRFRPDRINVIPLFEEMDHMLDAHNAVRRYLEGKDITHQRVFLARSDPAMNYGIVSAVLLNKIALQHLQEVSEETGTGIYPIIGVGSAPFRGGLSPRTVDQVTAEYPSVHTFTVQSAFKYDYPLEEVQNAVRRLEERRPGRPRPVDEAAALDLIERYTRAYERRLGPLAPLINRVARYVPERRKRKLHIGLFGYARSTGGITLPRAIKFTAALYSVGFPPEILGLDALDDTDIGFVRETYVNFDENLKAAARYLNTETGLVPRELAARVADLVDIEPDEEHAEVTAEIARALRENDIGKLSALVLQAAHCRKFLG; this comes from the coding sequence ATGAGCACCCAGCACCCTGACAACGTCAACCTGCCGTTCTTTGCCGAGAGCCCGGAACTCGGCGGTGAAGACGAGGTTCAGGAGGCGTACTACGCCTATTCCCACCTGGGGTGCACCGAACAGATGTGGGACTGTGAGGGAAAAGAGGTCGACAACTTTGTGGTCAGGAAACTCCTCTCCCGGTATGATGCGTTCTTCAGGGAGAAGAGACTCGGCAGGGACGTCTTCCTGACGCTCCGGGTTCCAAACCCCGAGGTCGAGACGGCCGAGGCAAAGATACTCCTCGAGACGCTCGAGAGCATCCCGCGGTCGTATGATACGGCGTGCCTCTTCTACGGGGACGAGTGTCCCCCGATATTCGAGGTCATTCTCCCGATGACGGCGTCCCACACTGCCATCGATAATATCTACCGCTATTATACCGATATCGTCGTCGGGAAGCAGGAGAGAAGTCTCGGTGAGGGCGGCATGACCATCGCAGACTGGATCGGGAGGTTCCGGCCGGACCGGATCAACGTCATCCCACTCTTTGAAGAGATGGACCATATGCTGGATGCGCACAACGCGGTCAGGCGCTACCTCGAAGGGAAGGATATCACCCACCAGCGCGTCTTTCTCGCCCGGTCGGACCCGGCGATGAACTACGGGATCGTCAGCGCGGTCCTCCTGAATAAGATCGCGCTCCAGCACCTCCAGGAGGTCTCGGAGGAGACGGGGACGGGGATATACCCGATCATCGGTGTGGGTTCGGCGCCGTTTCGGGGCGGCCTCTCACCCCGGACCGTCGACCAGGTCACCGCCGAATACCCGAGCGTCCATACATTCACTGTCCAGTCTGCGTTCAAGTATGACTACCCGCTCGAAGAGGTCCAGAACGCGGTCCGGAGATTGGAGGAGCGGAGGCCCGGTAGACCCCGACCCGTCGACGAGGCGGCGGCGCTCGACCTGATTGAGAGGTATACACGGGCATACGAGCGACGGCTCGGGCCTCTTGCCCCCCTGATCAACCGGGTTGCCCGCTACGTTCCTGAGCGGCGGAAGCGGAAACTGCATATCGGTCTCTTCGGGTATGCCCGGAGCACCGGCGGGATCACCCTGCCGCGGGCGATCAAGTTCACCGCTGCCCTCTACTCGGTCGGGTTCCCGCCCGAGATCCTCGGCCTGGATGCGCTGGACGATACGGATATCGGGTTCGTCAGGGAGACCTACGTCAACTTCGACGAGAACCTGAAGGCCGCTGCCCGCTACCTGAACACGGAGACGGGGCTCGTCCCCCGGGAGCTTGCGGCCCGGGTGGCCGACCTGGTGGATATCGAGCCTGACGAGGAGCATGCGGAGGTCACGGCCGAGATCGCCCGGGCGCTCCGCGAGAACGATATCGGGAAGTTGAGCGCCCTTGTCCTGCAGGCGGCGCATTGCCGGAAGTTCCTGGGGTGA
- a CDS encoding putative phosphothreonine lyase domain-containing protein → MEEIDPESLAEVAYGIFEIFLDRELGAHGPYLFEHVEQGTDFEADVREIFGRFREDYPALAEALLLRFGEIDTIYAEILAGEGILPSKTTRMYWIVQDEPGPAARGLDDEQVGKWLIFVPRGEVDEAWRKIRDETARGMLGISAKVSTAKPNPDSRDERAVIYVYTRDWADEADVMRVRERLRDLGFVERLGYKRNIETYRGEYSEEGKKVTYYSA, encoded by the coding sequence ATGGAAGAGATCGATCCGGAGTCCCTGGCCGAGGTCGCATACGGGATCTTTGAGATCTTCCTCGACCGCGAACTCGGTGCCCATGGTCCCTACCTGTTTGAACATGTCGAGCAGGGAACTGATTTTGAAGCCGACGTCCGTGAGATCTTCGGGCGGTTCCGGGAGGACTACCCGGCGCTCGCCGAGGCGCTTCTCCTGCGGTTCGGCGAGATAGACACGATCTACGCAGAGATACTGGCGGGTGAGGGCATTCTCCCCTCAAAGACGACCCGGATGTACTGGATCGTCCAGGACGAGCCGGGACCGGCAGCGAGGGGTCTTGATGATGAGCAGGTAGGAAAATGGCTCATCTTCGTCCCCCGCGGCGAGGTGGATGAGGCGTGGAGAAAGATCCGTGACGAGACGGCGCGCGGGATGCTCGGGATATCGGCGAAAGTCAGCACCGCCAAACCGAACCCCGACTCACGCGACGAGCGGGCGGTCATCTATGTCTACACCCGGGACTGGGCGGACGAGGCTGACGTGATGCGGGTCCGCGAACGGCTCCGTGACCTCGGTTTTGTGGAACGGCTCGGCTACAAACGAAACATCGAGACCTACCGGGGCGAGTACAGCGAAGAGGGCAAGAAGGTTACCTATTACAGCGCCTGA
- a CDS encoding sulfide-dependent adenosine diphosphate thiazole synthase — MTLNEVTISRAILEEQHQAIIDYLEMDAAVVGGGPSGLACAALLGEKGVKCALIEKKLSIGGGMWGGGMMFPRIVVQDEARRLLDRFGITYREFEPGYYVAKSVETVSKLTAAACDAGVEFFNLTTVEDVMIRGDGRVGGLVINWTPVDMAGLHVDPLTVACTCTVDATGHDAMVARMIERKGGRLQVKGESFMWAERAESQILDHTREVFPGLFVTGMAANAVAGECRMGPIFGGMLLSGERAADLVAARLGR; from the coding sequence ATGACACTCAACGAAGTGACCATCAGCAGGGCTATTCTCGAGGAGCAGCATCAGGCGATCATCGACTACCTTGAGATGGACGCTGCCGTCGTCGGCGGTGGACCTTCAGGGCTCGCCTGCGCCGCCCTTCTTGGCGAGAAGGGAGTCAAGTGCGCACTCATCGAGAAGAAACTCAGTATCGGCGGAGGGATGTGGGGCGGCGGGATGATGTTTCCCCGGATCGTTGTCCAGGATGAGGCACGGCGGCTCCTTGACCGGTTCGGGATCACCTACCGGGAGTTTGAGCCGGGCTACTACGTCGCAAAATCGGTTGAGACGGTCTCCAAACTCACCGCGGCAGCCTGTGATGCCGGCGTCGAGTTCTTCAACCTCACCACCGTCGAGGACGTCATGATCCGTGGCGACGGCAGGGTCGGCGGTCTCGTCATCAACTGGACGCCGGTCGATATGGCCGGGCTGCACGTCGACCCGCTCACCGTGGCCTGCACCTGCACCGTCGATGCGACCGGCCACGATGCCATGGTCGCCCGGATGATCGAACGGAAAGGCGGCAGACTCCAGGTGAAGGGTGAGAGTTTCATGTGGGCCGAGCGTGCGGAGTCGCAGATCCTCGATCACACGCGGGAGGTCTTCCCTGGCCTCTTCGTTACCGGGATGGCGGCAAACGCCGTTGCCGGGGAGTGCCGCATGGGACCGATCTTCGGGGGGATGCTTCTGTCCGGAGAGCGTGCCGCAGACCTGGTCGCGGCGAGACTGGGCCGGTAA
- the htpX gene encoding zinc metalloprotease HtpX encodes MKWTRDFGLTMRMLLTSFLLLIVYLIFLGILAALGFSFGFLLFAAAAMAFVQYFFSDKLVLWSTGTRIVGEDEYPELHRMIERLAARADLPKPTVGVMPSPVPNAFATGRSPRHAVVAVTDSIMRMLTPEELEAVIAHEISHVKNRDMLTLTMASFISMLAFLIMRNWIFIGLFNNRDNNMGALILVYIASIIVWIVSTLLTRALSRYREFAADRGSAYLTDNPRALISALQKISGRMDYIPAEKKQEVQGANAFFIIPALSGNTLMELFSTHPSLEKRVAALEDLEAQRRGY; translated from the coding sequence ATGAAATGGACGCGCGACTTCGGTCTCACCATGAGGATGCTGCTGACGTCGTTCCTGCTCCTCATAGTCTACCTGATCTTTCTGGGCATCCTCGCGGCCCTTGGATTCAGCTTTGGATTCCTCCTCTTCGCCGCTGCCGCGATGGCGTTCGTCCAGTACTTCTTCTCCGACAAACTCGTGCTCTGGAGTACCGGCACCCGTATCGTCGGCGAGGATGAGTACCCGGAGTTGCACCGGATGATCGAGCGCCTTGCCGCCAGGGCAGACCTCCCGAAGCCGACGGTCGGGGTTATGCCGTCCCCGGTCCCGAACGCGTTTGCGACCGGGAGAAGCCCGAGACATGCCGTCGTGGCTGTGACGGATTCGATCATGCGGATGCTCACGCCCGAGGAACTGGAAGCGGTGATCGCCCATGAGATATCGCACGTGAAGAACCGGGATATGCTGACCCTGACGATGGCGAGTTTCATATCGATGCTTGCCTTCCTGATCATGCGCAACTGGATCTTCATCGGGCTCTTCAACAACCGCGACAACAACATGGGCGCACTGATCCTGGTCTACATCGCCTCGATCATCGTCTGGATTGTGAGCACCCTGCTCACCCGTGCGCTCTCCCGCTACCGGGAGTTTGCCGCGGACCGGGGCAGTGCCTACCTGACTGATAACCCCCGGGCGCTGATATCGGCGCTTCAAAAGATCAGCGGGCGGATGGATTACATCCCGGCCGAGAAGAAGCAGGAAGTGCAGGGCGCAAACGCCTTCTTCATCATCCCGGCCCTCTCCGGGAACACCCTGATGGAGCTCTTCTCCACGCACCCGTCGCTTGAGAAGCGGGTGGCCGCCCTCGAGGACCTGGAGGCACAGCGGAGGGGATACTGA
- a CDS encoding alpha/beta fold hydrolase, whose protein sequence is MDTLEVNGAILAYEVYGSGEPALLIHGALIADSLMPLVKEPILSEKFSLILYHRRGYGSSSRTKSSTSIAQQAADSKALLHHLGIPRAHMLGHSLGACIALQLTLEDTDIVHSLALLEPALIIGSSGPSYRDSLQQGWQRFRNENPEQLVDEFLQSRFGKGYRTALEQILPGAFDQAVADASTAFEQEIPALLAWSFGEGEASRIRQPVLAIYGSESIALWARFGETQRLMLDWFPNIQGFLLPGAAHGLQMQNPRGMAEALSDFWSRHPIQR, encoded by the coding sequence ATGGATACTCTTGAAGTCAACGGTGCCATCCTGGCATACGAAGTATATGGGTCTGGAGAGCCCGCTCTCCTCATCCATGGTGCGCTCATCGCGGACTCCTTAATGCCGTTGGTGAAGGAGCCCATACTGAGCGAGAAATTTAGCCTTATCCTGTATCATCGCCGTGGCTACGGGAGTAGTAGCCGCACCAAATCTTCCACCAGTATTGCCCAACAGGCTGCGGACAGCAAGGCCCTACTGCATCATCTGGGCATCCCGCGTGCCCACATGTTAGGACACTCCCTGGGTGCCTGTATCGCTCTGCAGCTTACCCTGGAGGATACGGATATCGTCCATTCGCTGGCTCTCCTCGAACCGGCGCTCATCATAGGATCTTCGGGCCCTTCCTACCGGGACTCCTTGCAGCAAGGCTGGCAACGGTTCCGGAACGAGAATCCCGAACAACTGGTGGATGAGTTCCTACAATCACGGTTTGGTAAGGGGTATCGAACGGCGCTAGAACAGATACTGCCAGGGGCGTTCGATCAGGCCGTCGCCGATGCTTCAACGGCTTTCGAGCAGGAGATACCTGCTTTGTTGGCATGGAGTTTCGGGGAAGGCGAAGCTTCGCGAATCCGGCAGCCCGTGCTCGCGATCTATGGCAGCGAAAGCATCGCACTCTGGGCGCGTTTTGGAGAGACGCAGCGACTGATGCTCGATTGGTTCCCCAACATCCAGGGCTTCCTCCTTCCGGGCGCTGCCCATGGGCTGCAGATGCAGAATCCCCGAGGCATGGCCGAAGCGCTCTCAGACTTCTGGTCTCGCCACCCGATACAGCGATGA
- a CDS encoding proteasome assembly chaperone family protein, which translates to MDNVTVNFFREDGIEAPVLIEGLPGIGHVGKLVADHLIDELGGELVAEIYSLHFPPQVVVDERGVTELVCNEIYRCEKDGKAILFLVGDFQSTSAEGHYILTESYLDIAEDLGVQRIYALGGYGVGHLVETPRVLSAVNMEQLRPEVEAAGGSFENAGTGGVIVGASGLLLGLGEVRGIEGICLMGETSGYIVDPKSADSLLGVLCSLLGIEVDHTSLQERAEDMEQAIEKIREAEEAKSREELNYIG; encoded by the coding sequence ATGGACAACGTCACCGTGAACTTTTTTCGGGAAGATGGTATCGAGGCACCGGTCCTGATCGAGGGGCTGCCCGGCATCGGGCATGTGGGAAAACTGGTCGCCGACCACCTTATCGACGAGTTAGGGGGCGAGCTGGTAGCGGAGATCTACTCGCTCCATTTCCCGCCGCAGGTGGTCGTTGACGAGCGGGGCGTCACCGAACTCGTCTGCAACGAGATCTACCGCTGCGAGAAGGACGGGAAGGCGATTCTCTTTCTCGTGGGGGATTTCCAGAGCACCTCGGCAGAGGGGCACTATATCCTGACTGAGAGTTACCTGGATATCGCCGAAGACCTGGGCGTCCAGCGGATTTATGCCCTCGGAGGCTACGGCGTCGGCCACCTGGTCGAGACCCCGAGGGTTCTTTCGGCGGTCAATATGGAGCAGCTCCGGCCTGAGGTGGAGGCGGCCGGGGGGTCGTTTGAGAACGCCGGGACGGGCGGGGTGATCGTGGGGGCGTCAGGGCTCCTGCTCGGTCTTGGTGAGGTGCGGGGGATCGAGGGGATCTGTCTGATGGGCGAGACGAGCGGGTATATCGTCGACCCGAAGAGCGCCGATAGTCTTCTTGGGGTGCTCTGCAGCCTGCTCGGGATCGAGGTCGACCATACCTCCCTGCAGGAGCGTGCGGAGGATATGGAGCAGGCGATAGAGAAGATCCGGGAGGCCGAGGAGGCCAAGAGCCGGGAAGAATTGAATTATATCGGATAG
- a CDS encoding RNA-protein complex protein Nop10 translates to MSSRIRRCPYDRRYTLSLVCPVCGRPTRPAHPARFSPEDRYGSYRRVVRRWTTSP, encoded by the coding sequence ATGAGCAGCCGCATCCGCAGGTGCCCGTATGACCGGCGATACACGCTCTCTTTGGTCTGCCCGGTCTGCGGCCGGCCGACGCGGCCGGCTCATCCGGCACGTTTTTCGCCAGAGGATAGATACGGAAGTTACAGGAGGGTGGTACGCAGATGGACAACGTCACCGTGA
- a CDS encoding translation initiation factor IF-2 subunit alpha — MHEREWPEDGELVVCTVADVKDFAAFVTLDEYNGRRGLIPISEIARGWIKYIRDYIREGQKVVCKVLNVDPSRGHIDLSLKDVNEHQRREKIHEWKNEQKATKWVGFAAEATGVDRGVIEEAIYHEYGLLYPAFEDIVTTGGEAAERLKLDERVKDSLITIAHDNVKVPRVTITGHLILMSARPDGVNVIRRALRSAQPKIEDVEIDLVYIGAPKYRIKVTAPDYKLAEKAIEKAANAAVGVVERAGGSGRFIRKQKAG, encoded by the coding sequence ATGCATGAGAGAGAGTGGCCCGAAGACGGAGAACTCGTTGTCTGCACGGTCGCGGACGTCAAGGATTTTGCGGCGTTCGTGACCCTGGATGAGTACAACGGGCGAAGAGGGCTCATACCAATATCCGAGATAGCACGGGGCTGGATTAAGTATATCCGGGACTACATACGCGAAGGACAGAAGGTCGTCTGCAAGGTCCTGAATGTCGACCCGAGCCGTGGCCACATTGATCTCTCGCTTAAAGACGTTAACGAACACCAGCGGCGCGAGAAGATCCACGAGTGGAAGAACGAGCAGAAGGCCACCAAGTGGGTCGGGTTCGCCGCTGAGGCGACTGGAGTGGACCGGGGGGTCATTGAGGAGGCCATATACCATGAATACGGCCTGCTCTACCCGGCGTTTGAGGATATCGTCACCACCGGTGGTGAGGCGGCGGAGCGGCTGAAACTCGACGAGCGGGTCAAGGATTCGCTCATCACCATCGCGCACGATAACGTGAAGGTGCCCCGGGTGACGATCACAGGGCATCTTATTCTGATGTCGGCCCGCCCCGACGGGGTCAACGTGATCAGGCGGGCGCTCCGGAGTGCGCAACCGAAGATCGAGGATGTCGAGATCGACCTGGTCTACATCGGGGCCCCGAAATACCGGATAAAAGTGACCGCGCCCGACTATAAGTTGGCTGAGAAGGCTATCGAGAAGGCGGCGAATGCCGCTGTCGGCGTGGTCGAGCGGGCGGGCGGGTCCGGCAGGTTTATCCGGAAGCAGAAGGCCGGATAA
- a CDS encoding 30S ribosomal protein S27e: MVRLNRENRSAFLKVKCPDCENEQIVFEKASTVVECSVCGRLLAEPRGGKADIKAEILAVLE, translated from the coding sequence ATGGTCCGGCTGAACAGAGAGAATAGGAGCGCTTTCCTGAAGGTAAAGTGCCCCGACTGTGAGAATGAACAGATAGTCTTTGAGAAGGCAAGTACCGTTGTGGAATGCAGTGTCTGCGGGCGTCTCCTCGCAGAGCCCCGCGGCGGGAAAGCTGATATAAAGGCTGAGATACTGGCAGTACTTGAGTGA
- a CDS encoding 50S ribosomal protein L44e: MKMPSKFRTYCPFCRNHQVHEVVRVKRGRVRHFNWIDRQKARRSTVGNMGKFSKVPGGDKPTKKINVRYRCTVCGKAHLRPGFRAGKFELTE; encoded by the coding sequence ATGAAGATGCCATCAAAATTCAGGACGTACTGCCCATTCTGCAGGAACCACCAGGTTCATGAGGTCGTGAGGGTGAAGAGGGGCCGGGTACGCCACTTCAACTGGATCGATCGTCAGAAGGCGCGCAGGAGCACTGTGGGCAACATGGGCAAGTTCAGCAAGGTGCCCGGCGGCGACAAGCCGACGAAGAAGATCAACGTGAGATACCGGTGCACGGTCTGCGGGAAGGCACATCTCCGGCCGGGATTCCGGGCCGGTAAATTTGAACTGACGGAGTGA